The following coding sequences lie in one Photobacterium sp. CCB-ST2H9 genomic window:
- a CDS encoding LysR family transcriptional regulator translates to MANWEGVSEFVAVAESSSFTLAAQKLSTSVAQVSRRVSALEERLAVKLLNRTTRKVTLTEAGMLYFQQCKHLVEGLEQAELTVTQMQTTPKGLVRVTAPVTYGEMHLAPLINQFLEQYPQVDVELMLTNQKLDLLESGVDLAIRLGRLEDSSLIARRLSTRQSYVCASPAYLKRYGEPHTLSELSKHQCLVGTIDVWRFKDNHQSKSMRISGRLRCNSGFALRDAARRGLGLVQLPDYYIQQDLESGELIEVLPQYRDDIEGIWALFPSSVRLSPKVRLLVEFLAEGLSRA, encoded by the coding sequence ATGGCAAACTGGGAAGGCGTTAGTGAATTTGTCGCCGTCGCTGAATCAAGCAGCTTCACGCTGGCGGCGCAAAAACTTTCAACCTCGGTGGCTCAGGTGAGCCGGCGGGTGTCAGCATTAGAAGAGCGTCTGGCGGTGAAACTGCTCAATCGTACCACCCGAAAAGTCACCCTCACCGAAGCCGGAATGCTGTATTTCCAGCAATGCAAACATCTGGTGGAAGGGCTGGAACAGGCAGAGCTGACCGTCACGCAAATGCAGACCACACCCAAAGGATTGGTACGTGTCACCGCCCCGGTGACCTACGGCGAAATGCACCTCGCCCCGTTGATCAATCAGTTTCTGGAACAATATCCTCAGGTTGATGTGGAACTGATGCTGACCAATCAGAAACTGGATCTGCTCGAATCCGGGGTCGATCTGGCCATTCGTCTGGGACGGCTGGAAGACTCCAGTCTGATTGCCCGCCGTTTATCAACCCGTCAGTCCTACGTCTGTGCCAGCCCGGCTTATCTGAAACGATACGGCGAACCACACACCCTGTCGGAACTGAGCAAACATCAGTGTCTGGTCGGCACCATTGATGTCTGGCGGTTCAAAGACAACCATCAGTCCAAATCCATGCGCATTTCCGGCCGGCTCAGATGCAACAGCGGTTTTGCCCTGCGCGACGCCGCCAGACGCGGATTGGGGTTAGTCCAGCTCCCGGATTATTACATCCAGCAGGATCTGGAATCCGGCGAACTGATCGAAGTGCTTCCCCAGTACCGCGACGACATCGAAGGCATCTGGGCGCTGTTTCCGTCCAGCGTGCGGCTGTCTCCCAAAGTGCGATTGCTGGTGGAATTTTTGGCGGAAGGGCTGAGTAGAGCGTAA
- a CDS encoding serine protease — protein MNRKIAIAAIAGLCISAANASNLNHFVKLDEKAAFIEGENVVQVPSASEYSLRQKYTAAERAEAMSAVAVSADGTQFTSEISEEALALLEKAIQTMQAQGLDSSFFSAGAHSPTKAAAEDDSMSSSRVIGADNRVRITNTVVNPHYFNGRIDVGCTGTLITKNHVLTAGHCVSNGAGSWYKSLNFTTAQNGSYKPWGTATWKNSVTTSGWHNNGDTNYDYAVIVLNSAPHGGNSGWGVYSGGTHSVTGYPGDKPAGTMWTDSGSTYAISDRRVCYTLDTSGGQSGSGIKDSNYYVRGIHTTGSTTQNCGTRMNSTIFNTIRGWITQFP, from the coding sequence ATGAACCGGAAAATAGCAATTGCTGCAATTGCGGGCTTATGTATTTCTGCCGCAAATGCAAGCAATCTAAATCACTTTGTAAAATTGGATGAAAAAGCAGCATTCATTGAAGGTGAGAATGTTGTTCAAGTTCCTTCTGCGTCAGAGTATTCGCTGCGGCAAAAATACACTGCAGCAGAAAGAGCGGAGGCGATGAGTGCGGTTGCGGTCTCCGCTGACGGGACTCAATTCACATCCGAGATATCAGAAGAAGCGTTAGCGCTTTTAGAAAAGGCCATTCAGACGATGCAGGCGCAAGGTTTGGATTCGAGCTTTTTCAGCGCTGGTGCACACTCGCCGACAAAAGCAGCCGCAGAGGATGATTCAATGTCATCATCGCGAGTGATAGGCGCGGATAACCGGGTACGAATCACGAACACTGTTGTGAACCCACATTATTTTAATGGCCGGATTGATGTCGGTTGTACGGGGACATTAATCACCAAAAATCACGTTTTAACAGCAGGTCATTGTGTTTCGAATGGTGCCGGGAGTTGGTATAAATCCCTGAATTTTACCACGGCTCAAAATGGCTCCTATAAGCCATGGGGAACCGCAACCTGGAAAAATTCGGTCACCACGTCAGGTTGGCATAATAACGGTGATACCAACTATGATTACGCAGTGATTGTCCTGAATAGCGCTCCTCACGGCGGTAATTCTGGCTGGGGGGTATATTCAGGCGGAACACATAGTGTGACCGGTTATCCCGGTGATAAACCCGCAGGCACCATGTGGACAGACAGCGGTTCAACCTATGCGATCTCGGACAGACGAGTCTGTTACACCCTAGATACTTCCGGCGGACAAAGCGGCAGTGGTATTAAAGACAGTAATTACTATGTCAGAGGGATTCATACGACAGGATCTACAACGCAAAACTGTGGTACCCGGATGAACAGTACGATCTTTAATACAATTCGGGGCTGGATTACTCAGTTCCCTTAG
- a CDS encoding DUF4041 domain-containing protein yields MDNNMLIFAGISLVAVLLTYILTKRAANKKVGQYKSIEEALAIAKGEHEALKEANESLQKNTVIAKQELSTVNAETAELQALKGQDDLLKLSIQEQQESLETAKNTLSELNANIKNYELELNELMRDIDLYSRLDEYTAHGHFEMPQYLYETSARYAEEIKNIRQQQKDMIKDQTAITFPETTVISNDKSFNNKILNGQVKLMLTAFNIECDMLIGKVSPSSFGRTLERIEKLANNLEKSAATLECGFDIDYIELKFEECKLQYQSSLKKQEEIAEQKLIKEQIREEHRAIKEFEKAIAEAEKEEKMYRNLLDKAQQELAKATEQERSEMEQRIAILEQQLAEAEAKEERAKSMAEQTRKGHVYVISNIGSFGEDVYKIGLTRRLEPMDRVKELGDASVPFPFDVHAMIYTDDAPALETALHREFHSQRVNAVNLRKEFFNVDLEEIKDAVEKIAGVEAEFKMTALAEDYYESLRLSDVA; encoded by the coding sequence ATGGATAATAATATGCTGATCTTTGCAGGTATCTCTTTAGTAGCTGTTTTGCTTACCTATATATTGACGAAACGAGCAGCGAATAAAAAAGTTGGACAGTATAAGTCTATCGAGGAAGCATTAGCCATAGCTAAGGGAGAGCACGAGGCATTAAAGGAAGCAAATGAGTCACTACAAAAAAATACTGTGATAGCAAAGCAAGAGCTTTCCACAGTTAACGCTGAAACTGCCGAACTACAAGCTTTGAAAGGCCAGGATGATTTACTTAAACTTAGCATTCAAGAGCAACAAGAGTCTCTAGAAACTGCTAAAAACACCCTAAGTGAACTTAATGCCAATATAAAAAATTACGAACTCGAACTGAACGAGTTAATGAGAGATATAGACTTGTATTCACGACTTGATGAATATACTGCTCATGGTCACTTTGAGATGCCACAATATCTATACGAAACATCTGCTCGCTATGCTGAAGAGATCAAAAACATCAGGCAGCAGCAGAAAGATATGATTAAAGACCAGACAGCAATCACCTTCCCAGAAACAACCGTTATTTCTAATGACAAGTCCTTTAATAATAAAATTCTTAATGGGCAAGTTAAGCTGATGCTCACAGCGTTCAATATTGAGTGTGACATGCTTATTGGCAAGGTATCTCCAAGTTCATTTGGTCGAACATTGGAACGAATTGAGAAACTAGCAAACAATTTAGAAAAGTCGGCAGCGACACTCGAGTGTGGCTTTGACATCGACTACATTGAATTAAAATTCGAAGAATGTAAGCTTCAGTATCAATCTTCTCTGAAGAAGCAGGAAGAAATTGCCGAACAGAAGCTTATCAAAGAGCAAATTCGTGAAGAGCATAGAGCGATAAAAGAGTTTGAAAAGGCTATTGCTGAAGCTGAGAAAGAAGAAAAGATGTATCGAAACCTTCTTGATAAAGCTCAGCAAGAGCTTGCTAAAGCGACTGAACAAGAACGTAGTGAAATGGAACAAAGAATAGCCATTCTAGAACAGCAGTTAGCTGAAGCGGAAGCTAAAGAAGAGCGTGCTAAGAGTATGGCTGAACAAACTCGTAAAGGTCATGTGTACGTGATAAGTAACATTGGTTCCTTTGGTGAAGATGTTTACAAAATCGGTTTAACTCGTAGGCTAGAGCCTATGGACAGGGTTAAAGAGCTTGGTGATGCCAGTGTACCATTTCCATTTGATGTACATGCCATGATTTATACTGATGATGCACCTGCACTCGAAACAGCATTGCACCGTGAATTCCACTCTCAACGTGTTAATGCAGTCAATCTTCGCAAAGAATTCTTTAATGTCGATCTAGAAGAAATTAAAGATGCCGTTGAGAAAATAGCGGGAGTAGAGGCTGAGTTCAAAATGACGGCTCTAGCTGAAGATTATTACGAAAGCCTTCGTCTTAGCGATGTAGCATGA
- a CDS encoding FAD-binding oxidoreductase: MSSVAEEAEISPSITLFSGLGFHARVASQVVQPKSAQELQQCIAQAYQNKQPVYPIGKGNNWGYGCKTPPQDGCTLLDLSAMNQILSFDEELGVIEIEPGVTQGQVARYLENTPWMLDCTGAGPDTSIMGNVLERGFGHGPVGNRSQHFTISELILADGEVIQLSQSSRYCGRAGLSANLHELFTQNNIAVISKMTFELMRKPECSLRCLVRLKSPEHLPDYIDIMRRLKSEGTIDGLPHLGNTYRMLTMMERFNFERWDPAKGANEADIARLCQQYQLTPWSGAFVITGATAIAKAKAARVKKLLSPIAQVNIVSLKKLKQLNQMAQKFSPVFGRIAIYHRFQNSLSDFTEMMDMLEGNPKDMALKGCYWRYRKDIPARMNPVEDGCGFFWVAPALPLIGTEVEQCMRLSQKAFDAAGFEFGVTLTAVNAHLCQAIISIYYDTSNKDEIERATALARDLRALYRAHSWPCYRRAVDEMPFDGEQELEQDALKLRQRIKTAFDPDDIVSPGRYQQNISSHLSMEQQG; this comes from the coding sequence GTGTCATCTGTTGCAGAAGAAGCAGAAATCAGCCCATCGATAACGCTGTTCAGCGGTCTTGGTTTTCATGCCCGCGTTGCCAGTCAGGTTGTACAGCCGAAGTCAGCACAAGAATTACAGCAGTGCATTGCGCAGGCTTACCAGAACAAACAACCGGTATACCCCATCGGGAAAGGGAACAACTGGGGGTATGGCTGTAAAACCCCGCCGCAAGATGGCTGTACGCTGCTTGATTTGAGTGCGATGAATCAGATTCTGAGTTTTGATGAGGAACTAGGCGTCATTGAAATTGAGCCCGGGGTGACGCAGGGTCAGGTTGCCCGCTATCTTGAAAACACGCCGTGGATGCTCGACTGTACGGGTGCCGGGCCGGATACCAGCATCATGGGCAATGTGCTTGAGCGGGGCTTCGGTCATGGTCCAGTGGGTAACCGCAGTCAGCACTTTACCATCAGCGAACTGATTCTGGCGGACGGTGAAGTGATCCAACTGAGCCAGAGTTCGCGTTACTGCGGGCGGGCGGGGCTTTCGGCGAACCTCCATGAGCTGTTTACCCAGAATAATATTGCAGTCATCAGTAAGATGACCTTTGAGCTGATGCGTAAACCAGAATGTAGTTTACGGTGTCTGGTCCGTCTGAAATCGCCCGAACATCTGCCGGATTACATCGACATCATGCGCCGCCTCAAGTCTGAAGGCACCATTGACGGCCTCCCTCATCTGGGAAATACCTACCGCATGCTGACCATGATGGAACGCTTTAACTTCGAACGGTGGGATCCCGCCAAAGGTGCAAATGAAGCCGACATCGCGCGACTCTGTCAGCAGTATCAGCTGACGCCCTGGTCGGGTGCGTTTGTGATTACCGGCGCCACAGCGATTGCCAAAGCCAAAGCAGCACGGGTGAAAAAACTGCTCAGCCCGATTGCGCAGGTTAATATTGTCAGCCTGAAAAAGCTCAAGCAGCTGAATCAGATGGCCCAAAAGTTCAGTCCGGTTTTCGGACGTATCGCGATTTACCATCGCTTTCAAAACAGCCTCAGCGATTTCACCGAAATGATGGATATGCTGGAAGGTAATCCGAAAGATATGGCGCTGAAAGGCTGTTACTGGCGTTACCGGAAAGACATCCCGGCCAGAATGAATCCGGTGGAAGACGGCTGCGGATTTTTCTGGGTCGCGCCAGCGCTGCCTTTAATTGGCACTGAAGTTGAGCAATGCATGCGACTCTCTCAGAAAGCCTTCGATGCAGCAGGTTTCGAGTTTGGTGTTACGCTCACGGCCGTCAACGCTCATCTGTGTCAGGCGATTATCAGTATTTACTATGACACCAGCAACAAAGATGAAATTGAACGGGCCACGGCCCTCGCCCGGGATCTCCGTGCGTTATACCGCGCCCACAGCTGGCCTTGCTACCGCCGTGCAGTCGATGAAATGCCATTCGACGGCGAGCAGGAATTGGAACAGGACGCCCTGAAGCTCCGTCAGCGCATCAAAACCGCATTCGATCCGGATGACATTGTCTCGCCCGGTCGCTACCAACAGAACATCTCTTCCCACTTATCCATGGAGCAACAAGGATGA
- a CDS encoding ABC-F family ATP-binding cassette domain-containing protein, with protein sequence MSTFLTAQSLTLSYSSASLFKDLSLTIHRGDKIGLIGHNGCGKSSLLKLLDGQLEASHGQIAKANSCLMRYVEQHIPHTLQATTVLSALSEMLTEDEYWRAELLLDELGFSPSEWHMPVAHCSGGQQMRLLLARAIIHQPDLLLLDEPSNHLDLPALLWLEQFLSSWRGAFILVSHDQTLLDAVTNTTWVMRDQALHHFALPCSLARAALKEKDEADRLRHLSEQKEIDRIAKSAKRLATWGKVYDNEDLARKAKTMLARKERLEEEQTELSEGTPWTLTLQGETLPANRLVEITPFSVKPLAVKSAAETGPGQVSLFEIGDMRIKSGDRIAVIGSNGCGKSTLLNQLYNIYQASEDSQSTPQAVTFHDRCRLGYYDQTQQQLRDQDTISDALLSFGSLSTEQCKRALISAGFAYVRHQQTVASLSGGERARLLFVGLTLARYHLLFLDEPTNHLDMEGKEALIETLNQFEGATLLVSHDRSLIEQSCNRFWLIQHGVLTEYLSPEAVYQQLSSQPSQPAVHAEPGETGAEPSETGTAMSDEEQLLDRLITLETLLEEDLNRRPKHQKPHLQQQWRAEIARLNTLI encoded by the coding sequence ATGAGTACTTTTTTAACTGCACAATCCCTGACTCTTTCCTATTCCTCCGCGTCACTTTTTAAAGACCTAAGCCTGACCATTCACCGCGGCGATAAAATCGGTCTGATCGGTCATAACGGCTGCGGCAAAAGCTCGCTGTTAAAGCTGCTCGACGGACAACTGGAGGCCAGTCACGGACAGATTGCAAAAGCCAATTCCTGCCTGATGCGCTATGTAGAACAGCACATTCCACACACCTTGCAGGCCACAACGGTGCTCTCCGCGCTGTCAGAAATGCTGACGGAGGATGAGTACTGGCGGGCAGAACTGCTGCTGGATGAACTCGGCTTCAGTCCTTCGGAATGGCACATGCCCGTCGCCCACTGCAGCGGCGGCCAGCAGATGCGATTGCTGCTGGCACGCGCCATCATCCACCAGCCGGATTTACTGTTGCTGGATGAGCCAAGCAACCATCTGGATTTACCTGCCTTACTCTGGCTGGAGCAATTTTTATCCTCCTGGAGAGGCGCGTTCATCCTGGTGTCCCACGATCAAACCTTGCTGGATGCGGTCACCAACACCACCTGGGTCATGCGCGATCAGGCGCTGCATCATTTTGCCTTGCCTTGTTCGCTGGCCCGGGCCGCCCTGAAAGAAAAAGATGAAGCGGACAGGCTGCGGCATCTCAGCGAACAAAAAGAGATCGACCGGATTGCCAAAAGTGCAAAACGGCTCGCGACTTGGGGCAAGGTTTATGACAACGAAGACCTGGCCCGCAAAGCAAAAACGATGCTGGCGAGAAAAGAGCGCTTAGAGGAGGAACAGACAGAACTGAGTGAAGGCACGCCCTGGACACTCACCCTTCAGGGGGAAACACTGCCGGCAAACCGCCTGGTTGAAATCACGCCATTTTCGGTCAAACCCCTGGCGGTAAAATCAGCAGCCGAAACCGGACCGGGTCAAGTCAGCTTGTTTGAAATCGGCGATATGCGCATCAAAAGTGGTGACCGCATTGCAGTCATTGGCAGTAATGGCTGTGGTAAATCGACCCTGCTCAACCAGCTGTACAACATCTATCAGGCATCGGAAGACTCACAAAGCACACCACAAGCGGTGACTTTTCACGATCGCTGCCGGTTAGGTTACTACGACCAAACCCAGCAGCAGCTCCGCGATCAGGACACCATCAGTGATGCTTTGTTGTCTTTCGGTTCACTCAGTACAGAACAGTGCAAACGAGCGCTGATCAGTGCCGGTTTTGCGTATGTAAGACACCAGCAAACCGTGGCATCACTCAGTGGTGGTGAACGGGCTCGCCTGCTGTTTGTCGGGCTCACATTAGCCCGATACCATTTACTGTTTCTGGATGAGCCGACCAACCACCTCGACATGGAAGGCAAAGAAGCGCTGATTGAGACCCTGAATCAGTTTGAAGGTGCAACCTTACTGGTGAGCCACGACCGCAGCCTGATTGAGCAAAGCTGTAACCGGTTCTGGCTGATTCAGCATGGCGTGCTGACGGAATATCTGTCTCCTGAAGCGGTGTATCAGCAACTGTCGTCTCAGCCATCACAGCCTGCTGTTCATGCTGAACCGGGTGAAACCGGTGCGGAACCGTCTGAAACCGGCACAGCAATGAGTGACGAAGAACAGCTGCTGGACCGGCTGATCACACTGGAAACCTTGCTGGAAGAGGATCTGAACCGGCGGCCAAAGCATCAGAAGCCACACCTGCAACAACAGTGGCGGGCTGAAATCGCCCGGCTCAATACCCTGATCTAA
- a CDS encoding alkaline phosphatase, producing MKHIVKPLILAAATSTISFSALSAEIKNVILMIGDGMGPQQVGLLETYAKNAPHSVYKGETTALYKLAQEGVIGASMTNPGEAIVVDSACSATMLATGVYTASEVIGIDAQGNTVETVLEKAKRLGKATGLVSDTRLTHATPAAFAAHQPHRSLENDIASDMLATGADVMLSGGLRHWIPQSVNDKGATYQALQTLTHGDVKLKSKRKDERNLLTEAKSDGYSLAFNKDMLEEAHGNKLLGLFSDSGMNDGIAYSNSKNDPKRTQPTLKEMTEKAINLLSKDKDGFFLMVEGGQIDWAGHSNDAGTMLHEMIKFDEAVNSVYQWAKGRDDTLIIVTADHETGSFGFSYSSQGLPQPEKRSGKAFQKQAYAPNFNFGKFEILDGLYNQKMSYATMFAEFDGLNQAQQTPEKLAEIVNENSDFPITVAQAADVLTTKPNPYHHDNHSYLSVEEVPAINDFDAYFPYNDRGNLLAREQATAQNTVWGTGTHTHTPVNVFAWGPMKEIIPVSKIMHHSELGEYIKGMVK from the coding sequence ATGAAACATATAGTCAAACCTCTTATTTTAGCCGCTGCAACTTCTACAATCTCTTTTTCAGCATTATCGGCAGAAATTAAAAACGTCATCTTAATGATTGGTGACGGTATGGGACCACAGCAAGTCGGCTTGCTGGAAACCTACGCGAAAAATGCGCCCCATTCAGTGTACAAGGGTGAAACCACGGCCTTGTATAAACTCGCTCAGGAAGGGGTCATCGGCGCTTCAATGACGAATCCGGGCGAAGCCATTGTTGTCGATTCGGCTTGTTCAGCAACTATGCTGGCGACCGGGGTGTATACCGCTTCAGAAGTGATTGGTATTGACGCCCAAGGCAACACGGTTGAAACCGTGCTTGAAAAAGCGAAGCGTCTTGGGAAAGCGACCGGTCTGGTTTCAGATACTCGCCTGACGCATGCCACGCCTGCAGCATTCGCGGCTCATCAGCCACACCGTTCTCTTGAAAACGACATTGCTTCCGACATGCTCGCAACCGGCGCGGATGTGATGCTGTCCGGCGGTCTGCGTCACTGGATTCCTCAGTCAGTCAATGACAAAGGTGCGACGTATCAAGCTCTGCAGACACTGACACATGGCGACGTGAAGCTGAAATCCAAGCGTAAAGATGAGCGTAACCTGCTGACGGAAGCAAAAAGCGATGGTTACAGCCTGGCATTTAATAAAGACATGCTGGAAGAAGCGCATGGAAATAAGCTGCTGGGTTTGTTTTCTGATTCAGGCATGAATGATGGGATTGCTTACAGCAATTCTAAAAACGACCCGAAACGGACACAACCAACACTGAAAGAAATGACAGAGAAAGCAATTAATCTGCTTTCTAAAGATAAAGACGGCTTTTTCCTGATGGTTGAAGGCGGCCAGATTGACTGGGCGGGTCACAGTAATGATGCGGGCACCATGCTGCATGAAATGATCAAGTTCGATGAAGCAGTCAATTCTGTGTATCAGTGGGCGAAAGGTCGTGATGATACCTTAATCATTGTCACTGCTGACCATGAAACCGGCTCATTCGGCTTCAGTTATTCTTCACAAGGGTTGCCGCAACCTGAAAAACGTTCAGGGAAAGCTTTCCAGAAGCAAGCTTATGCTCCGAATTTCAACTTTGGTAAGTTCGAAATCCTGGATGGTCTGTACAACCAGAAGATGAGCTATGCGACCATGTTCGCTGAGTTTGACGGGTTGAATCAAGCCCAGCAAACACCGGAAAAACTGGCTGAAATCGTCAATGAAAACAGCGATTTTCCAATCACTGTTGCTCAGGCTGCGGACGTGCTGACGACCAAGCCAAATCCATACCATCACGACAACCACAGTTACCTGTCTGTTGAGGAAGTCCCGGCAATCAATGATTTTGATGCTTACTTCCCGTACAACGATCGCGGAAATTTGCTGGCGCGTGAACAGGCAACAGCGCAAAACACCGTTTGGGGTACAGGGACACACACGCATACGCCTGTGAATGTCTTTGCCTGGGGGCCGATGAAAGAGATTATTCCGGTCTCGAAGATCATGCATCACTCCGAACTGGGTGAGTACATCAAAGGTATGGTGAAGTAA